A single Candidatus Cloacimonas sp. DNA region contains:
- the rocD gene encoding ornithine--oxo-acid transaminase: MSTNLNYDRLSDSETAKVTEKMTPELKYGNITSSEAMELEERYGAHNYHPLPVVLAKGEGVFVWDPEGNRYYDFLSAYSAVNQGHCHPKIIQALIEQANELTLTSRAFYNNKLGEYEKYITDYFGYDMVLPMNSGAEAVETAMKLARKWAYNVKGVAPDSAILIFVDNNFHGRTISIITASSDPDCYGGFGPFTPGIVRIPYDDANALKEYLEKHGKNVAAFIVEPIQGEAGVVVPKDGYLKDCYDLCKEHNVLFIADEIQSGLARTGKLLACDYENVRPDVLILGKALSGGVLPISAVLADKDIMLQIKPGEHGSTYGGFPLACVVAVAALKVIKEEHLTERAFELGEYFRSELRKIEHPMLKLVRGKGLLNAIVIEPSNGFEAWDVCLKLKDKGLLCKPTHRHIIRLAPPLVITKEQLDECIQIIKDVFDELSANLG; encoded by the coding sequence ATGTCCACGAATCTGAATTATGATCGCCTTTCTGATAGTGAAACTGCTAAAGTGACTGAGAAGATGACGCCGGAATTAAAGTATGGCAACATAACCAGCAGCGAGGCAATGGAACTGGAAGAAAGATATGGAGCTCACAACTATCATCCTCTGCCCGTAGTTTTGGCAAAAGGTGAAGGTGTTTTTGTTTGGGACCCCGAAGGAAATCGCTACTATGATTTTCTTTCTGCCTATTCTGCAGTGAATCAGGGGCATTGTCATCCCAAAATCATTCAGGCATTGATTGAACAGGCAAATGAACTCACTTTAACCTCCCGCGCCTTTTACAATAATAAGCTGGGAGAATATGAAAAATATATCACCGATTATTTCGGTTACGATATGGTTTTACCAATGAATTCAGGGGCTGAAGCTGTTGAAACAGCAATGAAACTTGCCCGCAAATGGGCATACAATGTAAAAGGGGTAGCTCCCGATTCAGCTATCCTGATTTTTGTGGATAATAACTTTCACGGGAGAACAATATCCATTATCACAGCGTCGTCCGATCCTGATTGCTATGGTGGCTTTGGTCCTTTTACTCCTGGAATTGTGCGGATTCCTTATGATGATGCCAATGCCTTAAAAGAATATCTGGAAAAACACGGTAAAAATGTAGCTGCCTTTATTGTAGAACCCATTCAAGGTGAAGCTGGTGTTGTTGTTCCCAAAGATGGATACCTGAAAGATTGTTACGACCTCTGCAAGGAACATAATGTGCTGTTTATAGCGGATGAAATTCAAAGCGGTTTAGCCAGAACCGGTAAACTTCTTGCCTGCGATTATGAAAATGTGCGTCCCGATGTTCTAATTTTAGGAAAAGCCCTATCCGGAGGAGTGTTACCAATTTCTGCTGTTTTGGCTGATAAGGATATTATGCTGCAAATAAAACCCGGAGAGCATGGTTCTACTTATGGCGGTTTTCCACTTGCCTGCGTAGTAGCTGTAGCCGCATTAAAAGTAATCAAAGAGGAACATTTAACGGAACGCGCTTTTGAACTGGGAGAATATTTCCGTTCCGAACTGCGTAAAATAGAGCATCCAATGCTGAAACTCGTGCGGGGAAAAGGTTTGCTGAATGCCATTGTAATTGAACCCAGTAATGGCTTTGAAGCATGGGATGTATGTTTGAAACTGAAAGACAAGGGCTTGCTTTGTAAGCCAACACACCGTCATATTATTCGTCTTGCTCCTCCGTTAGTTATTACTAAAGAGCAATTGGATGAATGCATCCAGATTATCAAAGATGTATTTGATGAGTTAAGTGCAAACTTAGGATAA
- the era gene encoding GTPase Era, with product MSDAANFKSGFVAIIGKPNTGKSTLLNRILGEKISIVSAKPQTTRYAIKGIWNTPEQQIIFIDTPGYLKPRYELQEKMLNIWNNTLKDVDLILFLTQINGFPTDFDREVLNRLKTMKNPQLAVFNKLDINPEVNRDELAHYLPSSINKVFFVSAKIGENIPELLEAIKYYIPFHQPYYEEDILSDLPMRFFAQEIIREAIFHFFTEEIPYSSAVLIEQFKEFPDKVIIDAVIWLERDSQKPILIGKNGSSITKIREYAERELSLFVQLPVQVHLFVKIKPKWRKKQSALKELGF from the coding sequence ATGAGTGATGCAGCAAATTTCAAAAGTGGTTTCGTTGCTATTATCGGTAAGCCCAATACCGGTAAATCAACCTTGCTGAACCGTATTTTAGGTGAAAAAATCTCCATCGTCTCTGCCAAACCACAAACCACACGCTATGCTATTAAAGGTATTTGGAATACTCCTGAACAACAGATAATCTTTATTGATACTCCCGGCTATTTAAAGCCCCGTTATGAACTGCAGGAAAAGATGCTTAATATCTGGAATAATACCTTGAAAGATGTGGATTTGATTCTCTTTTTAACACAGATTAACGGTTTCCCTACAGATTTTGACAGGGAAGTGCTAAACCGCCTGAAAACTATGAAAAACCCGCAATTGGCTGTATTTAATAAGCTGGATATAAATCCGGAAGTGAATAGGGATGAACTTGCCCATTATCTTCCATCTTCTATAAATAAGGTCTTCTTCGTGTCCGCCAAAATCGGAGAAAATATTCCCGAACTGCTGGAGGCAATTAAATATTATATTCCCTTTCATCAGCCCTATTATGAAGAAGATATACTATCCGATTTGCCAATGCGTTTTTTCGCACAGGAAATCATTCGCGAGGCAATTTTCCATTTCTTTACTGAAGAAATACCCTATTCTTCAGCAGTGCTGATTGAACAATTTAAGGAATTTCCCGATAAGGTAATAATAGATGCCGTTATTTGGCTGGAAAGAGATAGCCAGAAACCAATTTTGATTGGCAAAAACGGCTCTTCCATAACAAAGATTAGAGAATATGCGGAAAGGGAACTATCCCTTTTTGTGCAATTACCGGTGCAAGTGCATTTGTTTGTAAAAATTAAGCCCAAATGGAGAAAAAAGCAGTCCGCTTTAAAGGAGCTTGGCTTTTAG
- a CDS encoding MATE family efflux transporter translates to MKHSKIEILENTPVAYSILYLALPSMLSMLVNILYNLTDTFFIGKLNDPFKVAGVSVALPYYNMLMAIAGIFANGGASYLSRLLGKKDLDAARETTTTAIFSIGIVSIFAVILGILFIPTYLKLSGSSALTALAAQQYLTAIFIGSPIIMVKFTMIQLLRAEGAAKEAMLGLFIGTGANIVLDPLFIFSFNMGVTGAAIATVIGQGLGLLYYSIYYLRKKSLVSPGRKYLHLRWPCYKEILAIGIPSSLSQIMMSIGNAISFKLAAAYSDHTIAALGVVSRVFSIAIFAFIGLSIGVQPLIGFNYGAQNYSRMKKVIKMSNLICLGMAVIFTLLFGLFPRELIAIFINDSRIIRIGTQILKAYVIAIPFAGLGMILMAALQAMGKALPAFIVSLSRQGIVYIPMLFLLNYLFRFDGLIFAMPIADVITTILSFTFVYHITKRLKSSA, encoded by the coding sequence ATGAAACACAGCAAAATAGAAATCTTGGAAAACACTCCTGTCGCTTATTCTATATTGTATCTTGCCCTCCCCAGTATGCTAAGTATGCTGGTGAATATATTATACAATTTAACCGATACCTTTTTTATCGGCAAACTGAATGATCCATTTAAAGTTGCAGGTGTTTCCGTTGCTTTGCCCTATTACAATATGTTAATGGCAATAGCCGGAATTTTTGCCAATGGCGGAGCCAGTTATCTTTCCCGTCTGTTAGGGAAAAAAGACCTGGATGCAGCTCGGGAAACAACAACTACGGCTATTTTTTCTATTGGCATCGTTTCTATTTTTGCTGTAATTTTAGGAATACTCTTCATCCCTACTTATCTTAAATTATCCGGTTCCAGTGCGTTAACTGCTCTTGCAGCACAGCAATATCTAACCGCTATTTTTATCGGCAGTCCTATAATTATGGTTAAATTTACTATGATCCAATTACTTAGAGCCGAAGGAGCTGCTAAAGAAGCAATGCTGGGTTTGTTTATTGGCACTGGAGCAAATATTGTTCTTGACCCGCTGTTCATTTTCAGTTTTAATATGGGTGTAACCGGTGCAGCAATAGCAACTGTTATAGGACAGGGTTTGGGCTTGCTGTATTATTCCATATATTATTTGCGGAAAAAGAGTTTAGTAAGTCCCGGAAGAAAATATCTGCACTTGCGCTGGCCTTGTTATAAAGAAATACTTGCTATCGGCATTCCTTCTTCCTTAAGCCAAATAATGATGAGCATAGGCAATGCTATCAGTTTTAAGCTTGCTGCTGCCTATTCGGATCATACGATTGCTGCTTTGGGAGTTGTTTCCCGGGTCTTTTCTATAGCCATTTTTGCCTTTATCGGATTATCCATTGGCGTGCAGCCGCTAATTGGTTTTAACTATGGTGCCCAGAATTACAGCAGAATGAAAAAAGTGATTAAGATGTCCAATTTAATCTGTCTGGGAATGGCTGTAATCTTCACTCTCTTATTTGGTCTCTTCCCGCGGGAATTAATTGCCATTTTCATTAATGACAGTAGAATTATCCGCATCGGGACGCAAATCCTGAAAGCTTATGTAATTGCTATCCCTTTTGCCGGTTTGGGAATGATTTTAATGGCTGCTCTGCAAGCAATGGGAAAAGCACTGCCTGCTTTCATTGTTTCTCTTTCGCGCCAGGGAATTGTCTATATTCCAATGTTGTTTTTATTAAATTATCTCTTCCGGTTTGACGGTTTGATCTTTGCTATGCCTATTGCCGATGTGATAACAACGATACTTTCTTTCACTTTTGTGTATCATATCACCAAACGGTTGAAAAGTTCTGCTTGA